GACCGGGACAAGGGCCTGAAAGGGCTCGTCATAGAGAGCGGTCGTCAGTATTCCCGTCTCCTCCAAGGGGAGAGCGATCATGATGACGTCGAGTTTTCCGCTCTTCAGCATTCCCACCAAGTTTTGAGTGAGGTTTTCTTCGAGCTCCAGGGGCATCTTCGGCGCACGGGCGTTCAGCAGCGGGACCAAATCCGGAAGAATATACGGCCCGACGGTCGCGATGACGCCGAATCGCAGCACTCCATTCAGTTGATTTTTGCCTTGAGCCGCCAGAATCTTTATCTGCTCCGCTTCTTCCAGCACGCGTTGCGCTTGGTGAACAATTCGCTCTCCCAGCTCGGTCAATCCAACGCGGTTCCGACGCCGCTCGAAAATCGTGGCGCCCAATTCGTCCTCCAGCTTTTTGATCGCGAGGCTCAACGCCGGTTGAGTTACGAACGCCTTTTCCGCGGCGCGACCGAAGTGTCCTTCCTGTGCCACGGCGACGATATATTGCAGTTCCGTCAGAGTCATCGATCAGCCGGTCAATAATTTTTCTTTATGACTCGTATATATATTACCAATTAGACTTATCGCCAGGGGCCGGTTATCTTGTGCTTGAGCATGCGGAGCAATCAGGCGCATGTCAAACCACAAGGAGGATATCATGAAGACGCGGAGCATAGTAATCGTCGGAATCTTGTCGATGTTGGCGGCCGGTGTCGTGGATGCGTCGGATCGCGTCGCTTCCGAGACGGGACAAATCGGTGCGATGAATCGCATCGGGCAGGGAGGATCGGTGTATTCCTCCGGCCAGCCTGACGGAGCCGGGACGTGTCATGGAACGGAGGAAAGACGAACAAAAGTGGATGCCCTCGCGCGGATCGGGGCTGGTGGGTCCACATATGATTCTCGTTCTTCCGGCCGGGCTGAGGCGGGTGGCGCCAAGTGCACGGCAAGTGAAGAGGTCGCGCATTCCTCCGATCAGCCGAAGGACGTAACGAGCCACTGATTGATGGCGCGGAAAAATACCGGACCGAGGAGAGCCTTGTCTCTCCTCGGTCCACCAAGTCCGGGGAAGGCGTAGGAACGTTGCGGTGAAACGGAATGAAGGACGGGCGGGCCGCAGCCTCTAAAAAGGAGGACATCGCATGAGCGACAAAAAGCCGCTGACCACCAACGCGGGTTGTCCGGTCGCGCACAACCAGAACGTAATGACGGCGGGGTCTCGCGGGCCTCAACTGGTGCAGGATGTGTGGTTTCTTGAAAAACTCGGGCACTTCGATCGCGAAGTGATCCCCGAGCGGCGCATGCACGCCAAAGGCTCCGGCGCCTACGGCACGTTTATCGTGACGCATGATATCACGCGATACACGAGGGCGAAGATTTTCTCGCAGGTGGGCAAAAAGACGGAACTGTTCGCCCGATTTACCGCTGTAGCCGGTGAGCGGGGCGCCGCCGATGCCGAGCGTGACATCAGAGGCTTTGCCGTGAAGTTCTACACCGAGGAAGGCAACTGGGATTTGGTCGGCAACAACACGCCGGTCTTCTTCCTGCGTGACCCGCTGAAGTTCCCGGATTTAGCCCACGCGGTCAAGAGAGATCCCCGCACCAATCTGCGCAGCGCCAAGAACACCTGGGATTTTTGGACCTCATTGCCCGAAGCCCTGCACCAGGTCACCATTGTTATGAGTGATCGGGGCATTCCGGCCACCTATCGCCACATGCACGGCTTCGGCAGCCACACCTTCAGCTTTGTCAACGCAAAGAACGAGCGTTACTGGGTCAAATTCCATTTCAAGACTCGACAGGGTATCAAAAACCTGACCGATGCGGAGGCCGAGGCGATCATCGGAAAAGACCGTGAAAGTCATCAACGCGACCTGTACGAAAGCATCGAAAGAGGGGAGTTCCCGAAGTGGACGCTGAAAGTGCAAATCATGCCGGAAGCGGACGCCGCTACGGTGCCGTACAACCCGTTCGATCTGACCAAGGTCTGGCCCCACAAGGACTATCCGCTGATCGACGTGGGAGAGATGGAGCTGAATCGCAATCCAGAAAACTTCTTTGCCGAGGTCGAGCAGTCGGCGTTCAACCCGGCGAATATCGTGCCGGGCATCGGCTTCTCCCCCGACAAGATGTTGCAAGGGAGATTGTTTGCCTATGGCGACGCTCAACGTTACCGGCTCGGCGTCAATCACCATTTGATCCCGGTAAACGCCCCGCGCTGCCCGGCGCACAGTTACCATCGTGACGGCTCGATGCGGGTCGACGGCAACTACGGAAGCGCGCCGGGCTATGAACCGAACAGCGACGGGGAGTGGCGGGAGCAACCGGATTTTGCAGAGCCGCCGCTCAAGCTTGAAGGCGCGGCCGACCATTGGAACCACCGGACGGACATGGATTATTACTCGCAGCCGGGGGCGCTGTTTCGTCTCATGACGCCGGCTCAGCGGAATCTGTTGTTTGAGAACACGGCTCGCTCGATCGGCTCGGCGCCGCGGGAAATTCAGATTCGGCACATCCGCAACTGCCTCAAAGCCGACCCGACGTACGGCAAGGGTGTCGCCGATGCCCTGCGCGTTGCCCTGACGGACGTATCGGCTTAGGGCAGCTCCTGCATCGGAGTCCCAAGCCACGGATAGAGCTGTCCGTCCCATGGATCAAGCCTCGATGCCGGTCAGACAATTGAGTCGGCGGCAGGAGTCATGATATGACAGGCCCGGTGTCAGGGCCTGTCCTTTTGACAAGGAGGGTGCTATGGCAAAAACTCACCGGCAACAAAGAGGCGAAAGCCATAACGGTTTGTCCATCGATCTTGGAATCGAGCCGGCACAGCGAAAGGCGATCGCGGACGGCTTGGCCAAAGTCCTAGCGGATACCTACACGCTCTATCTCAAGACACACAACTTCCATTGGAATGTGACGGGGCCGATGTTTCAGACGCTCCACCTCATGTTCGAGCAGCAATACAACGAACTGGCTTTGGCCGTCGATCTGATTGCGGAGCGGATCAGGGCGCTGGGGCACCCCGCTCCGGGAAGCTATGCGCAATTTTCCAGCCTCTCGTCCATTTCCGAAGCCACGGGCGTGCCGAAGGCGGAGGACATGGTCCGCCAACTCGTCGAAGGGCAGGAAACGTTGGTGCGAACGTTGCGAGCCGTCTTTCCGACGGCTGAGAGGGCTTCCGATCAAGTGACGATCGATCTGCTGACGCAGCGTATGCAGGTGCATGAGAAGACGGCCTGGATGCTCCGGAGTTTGCTGGAGTAGCGTGAAGGTCTTGGCTCGAAGCCAAGGATGACGGGCCGGCGCGGTTTTCTGTCAGAGGAGCGAAGATGGTTCAAACGGTAGAAGAACCGAGGTGGGACAAATCATGGACGGTCTAAGTAGAGAGGAGGACATGATGAGGCGACAAAAAAATCCTGGAAGGGGAGCGTGGATTGGAGTATTGGGGTTGGGTGTGGCGGTGGTTCTTCCGCTTTTCTCGGTGGTCAAGGCGAGCGCCGAGTCGGAGCCGACCCGCTCGTTGCAGGATCTGTTGCGCCCCTTTTTCGGCGGCGAGAAGGAAGCCGCCGCAACCAAAACATCGGGCGGGGTGGTGAAGTTGCCGCAGCTTCAGGGATTGGAGGACCCCAATGCCTACGTGCCGGCCGATAATCCGTTGACGGCGGACAAGGTCGAGCTGGGACGGATTCTGTTCTTCGACAAGCGACTCTCCAAAAACAATACGATCGCCTGCGCAAGTTGCCACATGGCGGAGAAGGGGTTCACGGACGGCATGCCGGTCTCGACCGGCATCAACGGTCTCAAGGGCGGGCGGAGCGCTCCGGCGTCAATCAACCGGGTATTCAGCAAGGCGCAGTTCTGGGACGGACGGGCGGCGACGCTGGAGGATCAGTCCATCGGTCCCTTCATCAATCCGGTGGAGCACGGATTCGCCAATCATGACGAGATGATCGCCAAGATGAAGCAGATTCCCGGTTACCGGAAGCTGTTTCAGGACGTCTTCGGCCGTGAGATCAACATCCAGGACGTCGGACGCGCCATTGCGAGCTTTCAGCGAACCATCCTTTCAGGGAACAGTCCGGTGGACAAATTCGACATCGGGGGAGATGAGAAGGCGCTGAGTGAATCGGCCCAACGGGGACTTGAGCTGTTCCGCGGCAAGGCACGCTGCACCCGTTGTCATTCGGGTTTCAACTTTACCGATGAGAAGTTCCACAACCTGGGAATAGGCTGGGATACGAACACGGTGGACTTGGGCCGTTACATGGAGACGAAGAATCCGGAGGACGTTGCGGCGTTCAAGACGCCGACGTTGCGCGAGATCGCCAGGACCGCCCCCTACATGCACGACGGACGGTTTAAAACGCTCGAGGAAGTGGTGGAGTTCTACAACAAAGGCGGCATCAAGAATCCGTTTTTGGACAACACGATCATCCCATTGGAGTTGACGGAGCAGGAGAAGAAGGACCTGGTGGCCATGCTCAAGTCGTTGAACGGCGAGGGGTGGCAGCACGTGTCCGAGCCCAAATCGTTTCCAAAGTAAGAAGTACGTTTGCTTGCCGATGTTTTGCGAGAAGGGGCTCTCTCCGTCAGTGCGGAGAGGGCCTCTTTTCGTTTGTCCGATCCGACGGGGCATCAAGTTCAAGTTGCCGGGACGAGAGGGCGAGGTCGGCCAGATAGCGACGGACGATGGCCTGTTCGACGCGGGATCGTCCCCGGTCGGGAGCGGGAAATCGCAGGACGAATTGCATCTTGCCCGGTTCGAGCAATTGGATGGTCACGCGCGGTTCGGGGGACGGCGCTTCGAGCAGATTGGTTTGCTCGAGCCGTTTCATTTGGCGAGCCGCTTCTTCCATATATTGGGCGCACTCCTGCCTCGCGGCGGTCAAGAGGAGGTGTTCGGCGCGTTGCCAGTCGTCATCGGCTTTGAAGGGAACAATCAGCGTGTACAGGCCGTACTCGAGCTCGGAGTTTTCCTTGATCAGGGCGTTTGAGAACAACATGCTGTTGGGGAAAGTGATCACGCGGCCCGTATACAAGTGGGCGGATTGCCCGGGCCCGATTTCCAGCAGCTTCGTCGTGAAGATGTCGTGATCGAGCACGACGCCGCGCTGACCGGCGATTTGAACGCGGTCTCCCACCGTATAGACCTTGCCGCCCACCCGCAACGCAGCGCCGATCCAACACAGGATCAGCTCCTTGGTCGCCAACACCAGGGCCACCGCCAAGGCGACGAGTGAGACGGTGAAGGCGTGGAGTTCATGCGCCCAGATGGTGACCAAGCCGATGAAAAACGCGAATACCAGGGAGTTTCTGGTCGTCACGACCCATCGCCGTTTCGCTTCCATTGACAGGGCATGATTTTTGGTGATCCACCGCACCACCAGGGCTCTGGTGACGAGAAGCGCGATGAGCATGATGAGGGATTTGAGTATGTCGAGGAGGACCGAACTGTCGATCTGAATCCAACCAAACTGCATCATTCTCTTTCCGCCTCCTTGGGACGAAGCCCGCACCGGTCGGCCAACCGTTTGACCGGCTTGATTCTGTCAATACGAGGGGATCTTACCCGATCAAGCGGGGAATTGCCCATGAAAGCCGCACCTTGTGAAGCGTGCGTCCGTCTCTTCAAGAGAAGAGGTCGACCCCATTGACAGGTCGTTCTAATGGGCGTAGAGACAGACTCGCGGCCCAGGATTTCTTGATATGAGCGGGAGATCGGGCAGACCGCGCGGCTGCCATCCAGGTCTCTTGCGATTTCTCAAGAAAGGAGGGGTGAGATGGAAGACGCGACGCCACCTGGTCCATCAGGCCCGTCGATGCCGGAGCTTGTTGTTCGTCGGCCTTGTTGTTAGTGATGGCGCGACCACGTGTGCTGCCGAGCCCCTGAAGGGGCATTCCGACAAGCGGAAAGAAAAGAAACGGTCGTGAACGCGGCGTTGCCATGCGACACGGAGTTCGTGATCAAGACGACCTCGCCGGAAGGACAGCATGACGACCCGGCATCGTTCGGGTCTTACGGGCCGTGACAATGGATTATCCGCTACGGCGTCCTAAGCGCCGGCCGCAGGCGGCCTCTCCGATGAGAGAGGCCGCCTGCGGTTTGTAAGCACCGACTGCGCCCCCAAAGCTTTTCTCTCGCCACCCCAACGGAACGCCACAAGCCATGTATTTCTTTTGTCGCTGGGATGCCCTACCATATGCGACATGGGCGAGATCAAACGAAGAAACAGGTTAACCTCCAGGACCGTCAAGCGGCGCAGACAATCAATCGGTATCTCCATTGGATTATCGGCCTCCGACCTGCAAGCTTCGACACCCCCCACCTCGGTGAGGGAGCTCCAACAGGCGATCGAAAACGATGGGGGGAAGGTCTTGGCGGCCTATCGTGAACCCTATGGAGGGCAGTGGTTGGTGTTGGCGGGGCTCCCCATACAGCTCGTTGAGCCGACTCCCTATCAACGGAATGTATCCGACACCCACGTCAGGAAGTTGGAAACGGTGATCGGCAAGATCGGCCGGTTTCTCGATCCGATTCTCGCCGTGCGGATGCCCAAGGCGGATCATCCGGCGCGGTATTGGACGCCAAACGGTAACCATCGGCTCACGGCCATGCGAGCGTTGGGGGCCAAGAGCATCATCGCGATCATCGTGCCCGAATCATCGGCGGCGTATCAGATCTTGGCGATGAACACGGAAAAGGCCCATAACTTGCGGGAGCGGGCGCTCGAAGTGATTCGTATGTATCGAGAGCTGGCTCAATTTGATGGTGCGACGGAGGAGTCGTATGCGTTGGAGTTCGAGGAGCCGGCGTTGATTACGCTGGGGCTGTGTTATGAGGAGCGGCCTCGCTTCAGCGGCGGCGTCTATCATCCGGTGCTGAAAAAGATCGAGACCTTCCTCGCGCAACCGTTGAGCGCGGCGATGAATATTCGGCGGCAACGGGCCCAGACCGTGCTGGAATTGGATGAGATGATCGTCAAACATGTCGAGGCGCTCACGGCGAGAGGGATGACGAGCCCCTACCTCAAGAACGTTGTAGTCGCCCGTGTCAATCCCATCAGGTTTCGTCCCAAGGTCGCCGCTCCCCTGTCGTTCGATGAAGCGATGGAGCGGATGACGAAAGCCGCGCAGAAGTTCAACCCGAACGCAATCAAGCTCGACGACCTGGCCAAGGCGGGCGGTCCTCCGCCGGAGGCCGAGTAGCCGGCTTGTTTCAACCGGGATCGGCTCTTTACAATGACGTTGTGTACGTGGCGATAGGAAAGGAGGGACGGTATGAGTTTGGCTGACAATCGTTGTGTCCCCTGTCGAGGCGGGGTGCCCCCTCTACCGCCGGATCGTATCCAAGCGCTGTTGCAGGAGTTGGGAACGGGATGGTCGTTGAACGCCCAAGGCCACATCGAACGCCTCTATACGTTCAAGGATTTCGCCCAGGCGTTGGACTTCGTCAACAAGGTGGGCGCCGTCGCGGAGGCCGAAGGCCACCACCCCGACCTGTATTTGGCGTGGGGAAAATGCAGGGTCGAGATTTGGACGCATAAGATCAACGGCCTCACGGAAAGCGATTTCTACCTGGCGGCCAAGGCCGACCGGGCCTATGAGCCTTTTCGGACCGCCGCATAGCGTCTGGTTGTCTCCCTTCATCACAGGAGAAGGAGTTTCACATGAGCGGCAGGGCTCGCGTCGCGCTCGTCAACATGCCGTTCAGTTCCGCCAAGTATCCGTCCATCCAACTTGGCACCCTCTCCGCCCTTCTTAAGTCCCACGGCATTGCGGTTGATTGTCACCATTTGAACGTTCGGTTCGCCCACCTGATCGGCGTGGAGTTGCACGAGCTGATCTGTGAAAAACGGGCGCTGTTCGGCGAATGGCTGTTTTCAGCGATCTTGTTTCGGGATAATCCAAAGCGGGCGGAATATCCGACGGTCTTCAAACCGGTCTTCGAACAAGCGGCGCGGGAGAGCGGCAGGCCGATCGGCTATTTCGAGGAGCTGGGGAATCGGATCGCGCTTCAATTCTTAACGTGGGTGCTGCGGACGATCGAGTGGGAGCGCTATCGCCTGATCGGATTTACGTCCACGTTCGATCAACACGTCGCCAGCCTCACCATGGCTAAATTGATCAAGGACCTTTATCCGCACGTCACGATCGTCTTCGGCGGCGCCAACGTCGACGGCGAAATGGGGCTGGAACATCTAAGAGCCTTCCCCTTCATCGATTACGTGGTGATGGGTGAGGGAGAGACGACCTTTTTGCCGCTGGTTCATCACGTGCTGTCCGGCGGGGTATCCGGTGATCAATTGCCCGCCGGAGTGGCCTACCGAAAGAATGGACAGGTGGTCGCTGTTCCGAATCAGGCGCTGTTTACGGATTTTACCAAAGCCGGTCCGCCCGATTACGACGACTATTATCGCCTGTTGACGGAATTGGGCCACACGATGCAGGGGCTGGACCGCATTCTTCTCTACGAAGGCTCCCGCGGCTGTTGGTGGGGTGAGAAACATCACTGCACCTTTTGCGGGCTGAATGCCCAGAGTATGCAGTTCCGCGCCAAGACGTCTTCGCAGGTTTTGGAGGAATTGGCTGTTCTGTCGCACCGATACGACGCGGTGCGGTTTCGCTTTGTCGATAACATTATTGATCTCGGTTATATCGAGAACGTCTTTGGCAAGCTCGCGGCGGACCGTTGCGATTTCGACATCTTCATCGAAACCAAAAGCAATCTACAAAAACACCACATCAAAACTCTGGCGGCCGGCGGCGTGAAAAGCATGCAGCCGGGCCTGGAGAGTCTCAGCCTCAATCAGCTCCGCGCCATGGACAAGGGCGTCACCCCGATGCAGAACATTGTGTGCTTGAAGTGGAGCCTGTATTACCACGTGACGGTGCTCTGGAACATCCTGCTGGGGTTCCCCGGTGAAACCAACGAAGACTACCAGCGACAGCTTGATCTGATTCCCTCCCTTTTGCATCTTCAGCCACCGGAGGCGGTGGGAAAATTCTGGTTGCAACGATTCAGTCCCTATTTCACCCGGCCTGCCGACTATGGCATTCGCATCACCGGTCCGGGGATGGCCTACGAGTATGTCTACGATGCGCGGCAGGTGGACCTAAAAAAGATCGCCTACGATTTCGAGTATGAACTCGACCACTGGCCGATCGATCCTCATCTGTACTTGGAGTTGGTTTCGGCGATCGAAGGTTGGCAGCGGATGCACAAGTCCGGCGACAAGCCCTTTCTGTACTACTCCAAAGCGCCGACGTATGTGACCGTTTATGACGGAAGGAATCCCCAGGCGCCGACTCGCCGACGGTTTGAAGGATTGGCGGCGCTGGTGATTGAAATCTGCAATGAGGCGCCGAAGAACATGGCGCAGATCCGGGCGGCGGTGGCAGGTGGAGCCGATTGGAGGGACGAGATGCTCTCTCCCGTTCTCACCGAGCTCACGAGCCAACGAATTCTGCATGAAGAACGCGGCAAATATTTCACGCTGGCGATTCCGGAAAATCCGTATCTGTGATAATGGCCTTGGATTCCCATCCCGAATGGCAGTTTTCTGTTAGGCTGTGCTCCGGCACGCCGCCGAGATCGCCGAATCGGCCGATGAAGGAGCTTGAGATGCCTCGATGTGGTGTTTGTGGTGCGGACAAACAGACGAGTGAAATTGAAAGTAGGAAGAAGCCGATCACACGACGTCCAGATGGGAGGATATCATGGCGGAGCAGTATTTTCTGAAGATCGACGGGATTGAGGGCGAGAGTCGGGACGAGCAGCACAAGGGTGAAATCGAATTGGACTCGTGGTCGTTCGGAGGGGCGACGTCCGGTGCTCCCCAGAAGGGCGGCGGTGCGAGCGCAGGGAAGTTCGCAATCCAGGACGTTCAGTTTACGGCGAGAATCAGCAAGGCGTCACCCATGCTCTTCCTCGCCTGTGCTTCTGGTCGGCGCATTTCGAAAGCAACCTTAACCGGTAGGAAAAGAGGCGACGGGCGACCTGTCGATTACCTCACGATCACGCTGACGGATGCCGTGCTCTCTTCCTATCAGCAGAGTGGGGCGAGTGGGGATGGAGGTGCGCCGATGGAGCAGGTCTTGTGCGCCTTCGGCAAAATTCATTTGGAGTATCGGCCGGTGAACGCCGATGGCTCACTCGGCGCGCCAGTCTCTGCGACCTATGCCGTGAAAAAATCCCGGCCTTCCAAAGTGGGGCGTCGGTAACGATCGAAGACAAGAGACAGGGACCATCCGGTTCCGTTCGTGATGCGGCTTGCGCACCACGAACGGACGTTGAGCGACCGGCTACATTGACAGTTTCTCCACCACGTTCCTCATTTGCACGCCATGAATGAGTGCGGCGCCGCCGCGGATGGCGCAAGCCACGTGGACGGCTTCCGTCATTTCTTCGATGGTCGATCCTTTTTCGAGGGAAGCCTGCGTGTAAGCATCGATACAGTAAGGACATTGGACCGCATGAGCTACGGCCAGAGCGATCAAGGCTTTCTCACGCTCGGAGAGTGCGCTCTCGGCGAAGACGGCATTGTAGTACTCCATGAACTTGTCCCACAGATTCTTGTTCCCCTTGGCCATATCGGCGAACTTATTGAGGTCATGGGCATGGTAGTACGAGTCCATTTCGTCCTCCTGTGTCAATGTGAGTTTGAAAAAGAACGTCTCAATGCTCAAATGGCAGGGGGGATCAGGCATGTCCTGAGGAGGTTGACTCGGCCCGGGAGAGCACTTGAGCGAACCGACGGCCGACGATGTCGGTGACCTTGGCCATCAAGTCAGTTACCTCTTTCCATTCATTCGGCAACAGATCGCGCTTGAGTTGGGGATGGATGCCCCATTGGGCGTCAACATGCGTTCCTGTTCGGCTCACGAGAACGTGGAGAAGTTCTATCTCTCGCGCGGAAGGATCGGAAGTGCGGTCATCGGAGTAATTGTCATCCGCCCGGCCTGGAGTCGAGGGGGTACGTGCCATGGAAAGGCCTCCGAAGTTAACAGAATCGTCTCCAATCATACTGCAATCCGTCTTCTGATTGCATGTCCGAGCCGGCATTGAACGAGGTCTCTCCCGCAATGTATGAGGAAGGCGACAATGTCGAATCGACGCGACAAACAGGATTCAGGAGGAGAGAGGTTCGCTCAGAACCTTGAGCATGGCGTCATGGATATGGCCGTTGCTTGCCACCAGCTCTTGCCCATAGATGGACAGTTCATTTCCCCGGAAGTCCGTGAGTCGCCCGCCGGCTTCTCGGACGATGATGGAGCCGGCGGCCATGTCCCAGGGATTGAGTCGGACTTCCCAGAACCCGTCGAAACGTCCGGCCGCCACGTAACACAAATCTAACGCCGCCGACCCCGTGCGTCTAACGCCCTGCGCCCTGAGGGCGAACTTTGCGAAGTGATCAAGGTTGTTTCTTGGGGAGTCTCTGATGTCGTAGGCAAATCCTGTGACAAGGAGGCTGCCGCCCAGGTCTTTTGTGCCGGAGACATGGAGAGGACGTCCGTTCAAGCGGGCTCCACGTTTGTCTGTGGCGGAAAACAGTTCGTCTCTCGATGGATCAAAGACTACCCCCAACAGGCAACGCCCGCGATATTCGACTCCGATGGATACGCAGTAGGTCGGGTATCCATGGGCGAAATTTGTCGTGCCGTCGAGTGGATCGATGATCCAGAGATAAGGCGAGGAGGACGCCTGATCGCGCCCGCGTTCTTCGGCAAGGAAACCGTGGTCGGGGAAGTGCTCACGGACATAATCGATAATACATCGCTCCGCGGCATGGTCGGCGTCCGTTACCAGGTTGATCGGACTTTTATGCTCGACGTGAAATCCTGAGCGAGCATAGTCCAGAAGAAGCGCACCGGCCTGCCTTGCGGCATTGACGGCGACTGTTAATAGCGACTCGGTCGGAATTGGATCGGCGGAAGTTGTCATGAAAAATGATACCGTCGGCTCGATCCCATTCCCCACTCACGCTTTATGAGGCAAAAAGAAAGGGGGCCGTTATGAATCTGTTGAACATTTGCGATCAGCATATATTGACAAGGCTTGTACATTCAATACGCAAAAATCTTACTTGCGAGAGACAATACGGTTTCAGAATAGCATTATTTCTGTAACTAATATTGTTGACAGAGTCAGCAAGCAATGCTATAAAGCAAGCATGCTTTACAGGAGATACTAGTGGAAGAGCTGACTGATATTCTTGTTGGCCTTGAACAACGGATCAATGCCTATAAGAGTAGG
This sequence is a window from Candidatus Nitrospira inopinata. Protein-coding genes within it:
- a CDS encoding RiPP maturation radical SAM C-methyltransferase yields the protein MSGRARVALVNMPFSSAKYPSIQLGTLSALLKSHGIAVDCHHLNVRFAHLIGVELHELICEKRALFGEWLFSAILFRDNPKRAEYPTVFKPVFEQAARESGRPIGYFEELGNRIALQFLTWVLRTIEWERYRLIGFTSTFDQHVASLTMAKLIKDLYPHVTIVFGGANVDGEMGLEHLRAFPFIDYVVMGEGETTFLPLVHHVLSGGVSGDQLPAGVAYRKNGQVVAVPNQALFTDFTKAGPPDYDDYYRLLTELGHTMQGLDRILLYEGSRGCWWGEKHHCTFCGLNAQSMQFRAKTSSQVLEELAVLSHRYDAVRFRFVDNIIDLGYIENVFGKLAADRCDFDIFIETKSNLQKHHIKTLAAGGVKSMQPGLESLSLNQLRAMDKGVTPMQNIVCLKWSLYYHVTVLWNILLGFPGETNEDYQRQLDLIPSLLHLQPPEAVGKFWLQRFSPYFTRPADYGIRITGPGMAYEYVYDARQVDLKKIAYDFEYELDHWPIDPHLYLELVSAIEGWQRMHKSGDKPFLYYSKAPTYVTVYDGRNPQAPTRRRFEGLAALVIEICNEAPKNMAQIRAAVAGGADWRDEMLSPVLTELTSQRILHEERGKYFTLAIPENPYL
- a CDS encoding cytochrome-c peroxidase — its product is MMRRQKNPGRGAWIGVLGLGVAVVLPLFSVVKASAESEPTRSLQDLLRPFFGGEKEAAATKTSGGVVKLPQLQGLEDPNAYVPADNPLTADKVELGRILFFDKRLSKNNTIACASCHMAEKGFTDGMPVSTGINGLKGGRSAPASINRVFSKAQFWDGRAATLEDQSIGPFINPVEHGFANHDEMIAKMKQIPGYRKLFQDVFGREINIQDVGRAIASFQRTILSGNSPVDKFDIGGDEKALSESAQRGLELFRGKARCTRCHSGFNFTDEKFHNLGIGWDTNTVDLGRYMETKNPEDVAAFKTPTLREIARTAPYMHDGRFKTLEEVVEFYNKGGIKNPFLDNTIIPLELTEQEKKDLVAMLKSLNGEGWQHVSEPKSFPK
- a CDS encoding mechanosensitive ion channel family protein; the protein is MMQFGWIQIDSSVLLDILKSLIMLIALLVTRALVVRWITKNHALSMEAKRRWVVTTRNSLVFAFFIGLVTIWAHELHAFTVSLVALAVALVLATKELILCWIGAALRVGGKVYTVGDRVQIAGQRGVVLDHDIFTTKLLEIGPGQSAHLYTGRVITFPNSMLFSNALIKENSELEYGLYTLIVPFKADDDWQRAEHLLLTAARQECAQYMEEAARQMKRLEQTNLLEAPSPEPRVTIQLLEPGKMQFVLRFPAPDRGRSRVEQAIVRRYLADLALSSRQLELDAPSDRTNEKRPSPH
- a CDS encoding catalase; translated protein: MSDKKPLTTNAGCPVAHNQNVMTAGSRGPQLVQDVWFLEKLGHFDREVIPERRMHAKGSGAYGTFIVTHDITRYTRAKIFSQVGKKTELFARFTAVAGERGAADAERDIRGFAVKFYTEEGNWDLVGNNTPVFFLRDPLKFPDLAHAVKRDPRTNLRSAKNTWDFWTSLPEALHQVTIVMSDRGIPATYRHMHGFGSHTFSFVNAKNERYWVKFHFKTRQGIKNLTDAEAEAIIGKDRESHQRDLYESIERGEFPKWTLKVQIMPEADAATVPYNPFDLTKVWPHKDYPLIDVGEMELNRNPENFFAEVEQSAFNPANIVPGIGFSPDKMLQGRLFAYGDAQRYRLGVNHHLIPVNAPRCPAHSYHRDGSMRVDGNYGSAPGYEPNSDGEWREQPDFAEPPLKLEGAADHWNHRTDMDYYSQPGALFRLMTPAQRNLLFENTARSIGSAPREIQIRHIRNCLKADPTYGKGVADALRVALTDVSA
- a CDS encoding Hcp family type VI secretion system effector, coding for MAEQYFLKIDGIEGESRDEQHKGEIELDSWSFGGATSGAPQKGGGASAGKFAIQDVQFTARISKASPMLFLACASGRRISKATLTGRKRGDGRPVDYLTITLTDAVLSSYQQSGASGDGGAPMEQVLCAFGKIHLEYRPVNADGSLGAPVSATYAVKKSRPSKVGRR
- a CDS encoding LysR substrate-binding domain-containing protein, translated to MTLTELQYIVAVAQEGHFGRAAEKAFVTQPALSLAIKKLEDELGATIFERRRNRVGLTELGERIVHQAQRVLEEAEQIKILAAQGKNQLNGVLRFGVIATVGPYILPDLVPLLNARAPKMPLELEENLTQNLVGMLKSGKLDVIMIALPLEETGILTTALYDEPFQALVPVGHPWQNKKVLDSRQLHAEKVLLPHAGHCFRQQVLDACPELSRSDTGGWQGNSLETIRQMVISGLGITVMPCSALTQKYQNKRLVAIKLAEPVPGRRIGLAWRRGFTRPQVIDVIRAAVQALKIPGVRMISK
- a CDS encoding 4a-hydroxytetrahydrobiopterin dehydratase; translation: MSLADNRCVPCRGGVPPLPPDRIQALLQELGTGWSLNAQGHIERLYTFKDFAQALDFVNKVGAVAEAEGHHPDLYLAWGKCRVEIWTHKINGLTESDFYLAAKADRAYEPFRTAA
- a CDS encoding inositol monophosphatase family protein; the encoded protein is MTTSADPIPTESLLTVAVNAARQAGALLLDYARSGFHVEHKSPINLVTDADHAAERCIIDYVREHFPDHGFLAEERGRDQASSSPYLWIIDPLDGTTNFAHGYPTYCVSIGVEYRGRCLLGVVFDPSRDELFSATDKRGARLNGRPLHVSGTKDLGGSLLVTGFAYDIRDSPRNNLDHFAKFALRAQGVRRTGSAALDLCYVAAGRFDGFWEVRLNPWDMAAGSIIVREAGGRLTDFRGNELSIYGQELVASNGHIHDAMLKVLSEPLSS
- a CDS encoding arsenosugar biosynthesis-associated peroxidase-like protein yields the protein MDSYYHAHDLNKFADMAKGNKNLWDKFMEYYNAVFAESALSEREKALIALAVAHAVQCPYCIDAYTQASLEKGSTIEEMTEAVHVACAIRGGAALIHGVQMRNVVEKLSM
- a CDS encoding Dps family protein, translating into MAKTHRQQRGESHNGLSIDLGIEPAQRKAIADGLAKVLADTYTLYLKTHNFHWNVTGPMFQTLHLMFEQQYNELALAVDLIAERIRALGHPAPGSYAQFSSLSSISEATGVPKAEDMVRQLVEGQETLVRTLRAVFPTAERASDQVTIDLLTQRMQVHEKTAWMLRSLLE